One Candidatus Atelocyanobacterium thalassa isolate ALOHA genomic window, AATTATAGAATAATAAAATATGGATTTATTCACATACAGTAATAAGATTTAATGCTGTAGTATTAAATTTTACGTAAACAAAAAATTTAAAAAATTGTTAAATATTTCGCAAAAATTATTGGATTTTATGTTGTTCCTATAAAAGAAGCTTCAGTAATCTAAATTTATGTATCTCTAGTTACTGTTTATAAAAACGTTAAAAACTACACTAGTAATTACTGAAAAATATAAATTATTTAACAGTTTCTATAAATATTAAATAATCTATAAAACATTAGTCTTATTAAAAACAGTGATAGTTAATTTTTCAGTGAATTTAATATTTTTCTGCCAATTATTTAATAATTTCATAACAAAATTAAATACTAAAAAATATTAAATAGTTTTTCCTCTTACCATAAAAAGGAACATCATGGCTTTAGATTTTTCTCCTATTTGGATCTCATTAAAAATTGCAACTTTTGCTACATTTTTTGCATTTTTTTCTGGAACAATATCAGCTTATTGGATGTTTAAATATAATGGAAAATGGAAAAGCATAATTGATGGATTTTTAACAATTCCTTTAGTACTTCCTCCTACAGTAATTGGATTTTTACTATTATTATTACTAGGAAAATATGGACCTATCGGTAGACTATTGTGGTTGTTTAATGTTAATATAATATTTACGTGGTATGCAGCTGTTATAGCAGCAATAGTTGTTGCTTTTCCTTTGATGTATAAAACATCATTAGGAGCATTTCAACAAATAGACTTTAACCTAATATCTAGTGCTAAAACTCTGGGAGCCTCAGAAATAGAGCTTTTTTGGCGGATCATACTGCCTTTAGCTAGACCGGGTCTTATATCAGGATTATTGTTGTCATATGCACGGGCTCTCGGTGAATTTGGAGCAACCTTGATGCTGGCGGGTAGTATTCCTGGAAAGACTCAAACTATTCCGATAGCAATCTTTTTCGCCACAGAAAGTGGTGACATAGAAGAAGCCCGGCTATTAGTAATAATAATGGTTCTTCTATCGCTTAGCATTACCATTAGTATAAATTTTTGGAATGATAACTATTCTATTAAACGTCTAGGGAAAAAGTTCTCGAAGATTAAAACATTTAAAGTTAGTAAGACTTTGAAAAGTGAAAAAAATTCTCTACCAGTTGTTGAGGCTTCAGAGAATTTTCACCCTTCAACACTATGTGATTCTAATCAATTAGTTGTCAACATAAAGAAAAAATTAACTAACTTTGAGTTAAATGTTTCCTTCTCAATTAATCGAGGCCAAACACCATTAGGTTTGTTAGGAGCTTCTGGAGCCGGGAAAAGTTTAATCTTAAGATGTATCGCTGGGCTGGATACTCCTGATCATGGCTATATATCTTTAAATGGTAAAGTCTTATTTGATTCTCAAAAAGGTATCAATGTTCCAATTCGTGAACGTAAAGTCGGATTTTTATTTCAAAACTATGCTTTGTTTCATCATTTAACAATTTTTCAAAACATAGCTTTTGGGTTACCTAAAAATCTTCCCTCTTCTATTGTTCATCAAAAAGTTGAAAAACAGTTGGTAACAGTTCAGTTACAGGGGTTTGAACATCGTTATCCTAATACACTTTCTGGAGGACAAAAACAAAGAGTTGCATTAGCTAGAGCATTAGCTAATGAACCCGACATCTTACTGTTAGACGAACCTTTTTCTGCACTTGATACTTATCTACGAGATCAATTAGAAAAGCTTTTAAAGCTAAGCTTAAATAATTACGCAGGAATAGCATTGTTTGTTAGCCATAATTTGGAAGAAGCCTATCGTATTTGTCCTAATCTTTTAATACTAAATGAAGGTATAATACTTACAAAGGGTTTGAAACAAAAAGTTTTTGATAATCCACGCTATCTTAAAGCAGCACAAATCACAGGATGTAAAAACTTTTCTAGAGCTCTTCCATTATCGAAAAATAAAATTGCTGCTCTTGATTGGGGATGTACCTTAAAAATTAATGAATCAACTTTTCCTGATTTAACTCATGTCGGAATTCGTGCTCATCAGATATCATTTATCGATTTTGGAGTAAATCTTTTAGAATATAATCAACTTGAGAATTTCTTTAAATGCTGGTTAGCAAGTATAACTGAAACTCAACACAGGATAACGTTATATATAAAATTAAACTCTCCTCCAACCAGTTTTTTTGACTATCATCTACAAGTCGAAGTCTTCAAGGATAAATGGGATGAGCTAAAAAAACTTCCAATACCCTGGCCAGTACAACTTGAACCTTCACGCCTCATGTTACTACAGAATTCAAGCGACTCTATATCCCTTGAATATACAACTAGTGATTTTTCAAAAGTTACTAGTAAACATAACTCTAATTAATAACTTTCCTGATACATAATAGGAGAACACTTATGGCAAACTTAACTGGCTTAACTTTTGGACAAAAAGAATGGACTCCAAAGTTTGTTGAAGATATCAATAAAGAAACCTGTCTTGGTTGTGGACGTTGTTTCAAAGTCTGCGGTCACAATGTCTTAACTTTGTTAGGAGTTAATGAAGACGGTGAAGTCGTTGATGAAGATGAAGATGATGATGATGTAGAACGTCAAGTCATGGGTATTATTAATAAAGATAATTGCGTTGGTTGTGAAGCATGCGCAAAAATTTGTCCTAAAGGTTGTTATACTAACGTACCTCTAGCTATATAATTGGATTTATAAAGGAGTAGCTGCAGTTCAAGCTAAGGCGGCTACTCTTTTATAAATATGTACTCATTAAATAGTAAAAAACTGTAATAATTAAAATATTAATCGTAATAGAAAGTAATGTTATGGTTGAATCTTATCTATCTTAAGTAAGAAATAAAATGACACAATCTCGTCAAGAACAATATTACACTTTAATTGATGAACTACTTCGTTGCCCTAATGGAGAAGAGCCTGACCTTTTACATACAAATAGAGAATTACTAGATAGTAAATTCATTGAGTCACTAGTCCAGGTTTCAACTATGATGGCTCACGAAAATAATCCTGATGGAGCTAAGTTCTTGATTCATATTGCAAGACAATTGGCAAAAGAATTAGGGCTATATCCTGAAATTAAAAATGATAAATAGTTGACTCATTTTTGATTTTATAGATATGAATTAAGAACCTAGGACTTAATAGTATCAATTTCTCCAACAATTCAAACTTTATTTTTATTACTTTGATCTTAAATTGTTTTATGTCTTAGACATATATTCCTTCTGTATATGTTTGAATTTTTTTATTAAACTATGATTAGTAATATTCTAGAGGGAGATCACGGCTTTGGAGTAGTCCAGAATAATTCTAGTAGTAGAGATATAGAGAATACCAGTGTATGTGTTGAGGTAATTCTTTTTTAACGTTCTTCTGACAATTTTATGAAGCTTATAGTTCTAGGCCGAAAACGCTTTTGTGTATTGAAATACATAACAGAAAAACCTTATAAAGTAAGTTTGGTAGGATACTTAAGAGATAAATTAACTGATAAAAGTTTTTATAGATTATCTACAAAGTTAATTAACTAGCAAGTAAATTTACTAGATAAATAACCTACAATTTCCTTAGAATTATATTACTTAGTGACTAGTATCCTTTGCGATTTGGAAACAGAGCAACAGACATTTTAGATAATTAAGAAACTGAAAATTGTCTGCGAAGGAAATTAGAAATCTTAATAATTACACGTAACCATTTAGTTACTAAAGTTACCTTAAAAGATATCCTCTAGTATGAAATTTTTTATTACTAAAAACTCATTGTTAAATAGAATTGGATAATTAAATTTATATATTTTCAATTTAATCTCCAGTAATAGATAAATTATCAACCCATATCTTAGGGCAAATTCCTTTAGGTGTAATCTCTGGTTCAGATTCCACATGAATAATAGAATTTAGTAATTTTAAAAAGTCACCTGCTATTGTTGCAGAATCAATACTAACAAAATTTCCATTGTTAACTAACCATCCTTCAAAAGGTAAAGAAAAAGAACCTTGTAAACTATTCACCCCAGCATGAAGAGCTTGTAATTTATCAATAAAAACTACATTTTTCACCATGTTAAGGTTACATTCAAAATTTGCTTGTTGATTAGATATGACATGGTAATAATGAGGCCTAATATTTACTTTAGAACCAATATTTGCATGGCCGGTAGGCTTGGTATCTAAACGTTGAGCAGTTCTCTCGCTATGCAGCAGGCCTG contains:
- the modB gene encoding molybdate ABC transporter permease subunit, translated to MALDFSPIWISLKIATFATFFAFFSGTISAYWMFKYNGKWKSIIDGFLTIPLVLPPTVIGFLLLLLLGKYGPIGRLLWLFNVNIIFTWYAAVIAAIVVAFPLMYKTSLGAFQQIDFNLISSAKTLGASEIELFWRIILPLARPGLISGLLLSYARALGEFGATLMLAGSIPGKTQTIPIAIFFATESGDIEEARLLVIIMVLLSLSITISINFWNDNYSIKRLGKKFSKIKTFKVSKTLKSEKNSLPVVEASENFHPSTLCDSNQLVVNIKKKLTNFELNVSFSINRGQTPLGLLGASGAGKSLILRCIAGLDTPDHGYISLNGKVLFDSQKGINVPIRERKVGFLFQNYALFHHLTIFQNIAFGLPKNLPSSIVHQKVEKQLVTVQLQGFEHRYPNTLSGGQKQRVALARALANEPDILLLDEPFSALDTYLRDQLEKLLKLSLNNYAGIALFVSHNLEEAYRICPNLLILNEGIILTKGLKQKVFDNPRYLKAAQITGCKNFSRALPLSKNKIAALDWGCTLKINESTFPDLTHVGIRAHQISFIDFGVNLLEYNQLENFFKCWLASITETQHRITLYIKLNSPPTSFFDYHLQVEVFKDKWDELKKLPIPWPVQLEPSRLMLLQNSSDSISLEYTTSDFSKVTSKHNSN
- the fdxB gene encoding ferredoxin III, nif-specific, translating into MANLTGLTFGQKEWTPKFVEDINKETCLGCGRCFKVCGHNVLTLLGVNEDGEVVDEDEDDDDVERQVMGIINKDNCVGCEACAKICPKGCYTNVPLAI